The following proteins come from a genomic window of Halomarina ordinaria:
- a CDS encoding CBS domain-containing ParB/RepB/Spo0J family partition protein, whose translation MVDGEERKLRVKDYMTRDVATVDIDETVADVKRRIAENEDHSGFPVCDGRRVHGFISARDLLLADDDEPMFKAMNDDLIVAHPEMGINDAARVILRSGIQKLPVVDDAGNLVGIISNADVVRSQIERATPGKVDKLMATLRNIHGVGMRQERRKVPLSRLVPTQSKVYTDELEGRRYELQNGLAEPLVVIDNGDDGLLLADGHHRVKAASRIGVEEMDAYVIILDEQVPLGMAETARKGNLGSIDDIQEVDYAHHPLVETTERFQNSG comes from the coding sequence ATGGTCGACGGCGAGGAGCGCAAACTCCGCGTGAAGGACTACATGACGCGGGACGTGGCGACTGTCGATATCGACGAGACGGTCGCCGACGTGAAGCGACGCATCGCCGAGAACGAAGACCACAGCGGCTTTCCCGTCTGTGACGGCCGCCGGGTCCACGGGTTCATCAGCGCGCGCGACCTGCTGCTGGCCGACGACGACGAGCCGATGTTCAAGGCGATGAACGACGACCTCATCGTCGCTCACCCGGAGATGGGCATCAACGACGCCGCGCGCGTCATCCTCCGGTCGGGCATCCAGAAGCTCCCGGTCGTCGACGACGCGGGGAACCTCGTCGGCATCATTTCGAACGCGGACGTCGTCCGCAGTCAGATAGAGCGCGCCACCCCCGGGAAGGTGGACAAACTGATGGCGACCCTCCGGAACATCCACGGGGTCGGTATGCGCCAGGAGCGCCGGAAGGTCCCGTTGAGTCGGCTCGTCCCCACGCAGTCGAAGGTGTACACGGACGAACTGGAGGGGCGACGCTACGAACTGCAGAACGGCCTCGCCGAACCGCTCGTCGTCATCGACAACGGCGACGACGGCCTGTTGCTCGCCGACGGTCACCACCGCGTGAAGGCGGCCAGTCGCATCGGCGTCGAGGAGATGGACGCCTACGTCATCATCCTCGACGAGCAGGTCCCCCTCGGGATGGCCGAGACCGCCCGCAAGGGGAACCTCGGGAGCATCGACGACATCCAGGAGGTCGACTACGCCCACCACCCGCTGGTCGAGACGACGGAGCGGTTCCAGAACTCGGGCTGA
- a CDS encoding ABC transporter permease, which yields MSATVGETAVLARTVARKSLVLRRRYAFNTVTNLLTVYVFFALVVFGGRTLAPGAVEDSLSGIVVGFFLLLMASVAYADLSWELIREAQWGTLEQLYMSPLGFGRVVAVKTAVNLLVSFAYGVVLLAAMLVTTDARVTVAPIAVLVLGALTLCSAVGVGFALGGLALVFKRIESVFQLVQFGFVALIALPVESVPLAKLLPLAVGSHLLRQTMSEGTALWALPAVDLALLGLTAVGYAGAGYYVFRLGARRARRSGRLGQY from the coding sequence GTGAGCGCGACGGTCGGCGAGACGGCGGTGCTCGCGCGGACCGTCGCCCGAAAGTCGCTCGTCCTCCGGCGACGCTACGCGTTCAACACGGTGACGAACCTGCTCACCGTCTACGTCTTCTTCGCGCTGGTGGTGTTCGGGGGGCGGACGCTCGCCCCCGGGGCCGTCGAGGACTCCCTGTCGGGCATCGTCGTCGGGTTCTTCCTCCTGCTGATGGCGAGCGTCGCCTACGCCGACCTCTCGTGGGAACTCATCCGCGAGGCCCAGTGGGGGACGCTCGAACAGCTCTACATGTCGCCGCTCGGCTTCGGGCGGGTGGTAGCGGTGAAGACGGCGGTGAACCTGCTGGTGAGTTTCGCCTACGGCGTCGTCTTGTTGGCGGCGATGCTCGTGACGACGGACGCGCGGGTGACCGTCGCCCCGATAGCCGTCCTCGTCCTCGGTGCGCTGACGCTCTGTTCGGCCGTCGGCGTCGGCTTCGCCCTCGGCGGCCTCGCGCTCGTGTTCAAACGCATCGAGAGCGTCTTCCAGCTCGTCCAGTTCGGCTTCGTCGCGCTCATCGCCCTGCCCGTCGAGTCCGTCCCGCTCGCGAAGCTCCTCCCGCTCGCGGTCGGGAGCCACCTCCTGCGCCAGACCATGAGCGAGGGGACGGCGCTGTGGGCGCTGCCGGCGGTCGACCTCGCACTCCTCGGACTGACGGCGGTCGGCTACGCGGGCGCCGGCTACTACGTCTTCCGCCTCGGCGCGCGCCGCGCCCGCCGGAGCGGCCGACTGGGGCAGTACTAG
- a CDS encoding MaoC/PaaZ C-terminal domain-containing protein — translation MVYSYEPHHFEAFEEGQTFRSPGRTITETDVVMHAATTSDWNELHTNVEFARERDFDGRIAHGPMTFVQAIGMVMRIGILERTAYAFLGMDQMVLPNPVRIGDTVSVDIEVTETRELESRDDVGLVVFETEMTTQEGTTVFRGDLKFFVLKTDQTEFGG, via the coding sequence ATGGTATACAGTTACGAACCGCATCACTTCGAGGCGTTCGAGGAAGGCCAGACGTTCCGGAGCCCCGGTCGAACCATCACCGAGACGGACGTCGTGATGCACGCCGCGACGACCAGCGACTGGAACGAACTCCACACGAACGTCGAGTTCGCCCGCGAGCGAGACTTCGACGGGCGCATCGCCCACGGTCCGATGACGTTCGTGCAGGCCATCGGGATGGTCATGCGGATCGGCATCCTCGAGCGGACCGCGTACGCGTTCCTCGGGATGGACCAGATGGTCCTGCCGAACCCGGTCCGCATCGGCGACACGGTCTCGGTCGACATCGAGGTCACCGAGACGAGGGAACTGGAGTCCCGCGACGACGTGGGCCTGGTGGTTTTCGAGACCGAGATGACCACACAGGAGGGGACGACCGTCTTCCGAGGCGACCTGAAGTTCTTCGTCCTCAAGACCGACCAGACCGAGTTCGGGGGTTGA
- a CDS encoding DHH family phosphoesterase: MTTRLVLGCSSFGHVLLDDLDRYAGEVLVVTRDEQRVEALREEGIPAVEGDCTDPTVVAEAVDEEDRPVESVLVAGDDAERNRETVAAAREAYPEAVVLAYVPPETSADLVAALEAAADRVVNPERTLTRRILAPTRRDGLRVRQLRRVLRDVDGTLAVVMHDNPDPDAIASAVALADIAETAGCPAEPIYYGDITHQENLALVNLLEFDLVNLDPGDDLSEYGGFALVDHSRPGVNDQLPEDTPVDIVIDHHPPREPVEARFVDLRSDVGATSTLLVDYLRRLGMRPSEAVATGLLYGIRVDTKDFSREVVADDFEAAAYLLPYADEATLERVESPSVSVDILDTIGRAIREREVEGTVLTSCVGRLRSRDALAQAADRLLDMEGVSTTLVYGTSEGTIYASARTRGADLDVGETLREAFGQIGEAGGHADMAGAQIPLGLLGSVEEEAGDELQAIIKDVVNDRFFETLRSRPDWSLTERFDDGVEGVEGVAVGQADDE; this comes from the coding sequence ATGACTACTCGGCTCGTGCTCGGCTGCAGTTCCTTCGGGCACGTCCTGCTCGACGACCTCGACCGGTACGCGGGCGAGGTCCTCGTGGTGACCCGCGACGAGCAACGCGTCGAGGCACTGCGCGAGGAGGGCATCCCGGCCGTCGAGGGCGACTGTACGGACCCGACCGTCGTCGCCGAGGCCGTCGACGAGGAGGACCGCCCGGTCGAGAGCGTCCTCGTCGCCGGCGACGACGCCGAGCGAAACCGGGAGACGGTGGCGGCCGCCCGCGAGGCCTACCCGGAGGCCGTCGTGCTCGCCTACGTCCCCCCCGAGACGTCGGCGGACCTGGTCGCGGCGCTGGAGGCGGCCGCCGACCGCGTCGTGAACCCCGAGCGCACCCTCACCCGGCGCATCCTCGCGCCGACGCGCCGCGACGGCCTCCGGGTGCGCCAGTTGCGTCGCGTCCTGCGGGACGTCGACGGGACGCTCGCCGTCGTGATGCACGACAACCCGGACCCGGACGCCATCGCGAGCGCCGTCGCGCTCGCCGACATCGCCGAGACCGCCGGCTGTCCGGCCGAGCCCATCTACTACGGCGACATCACCCACCAGGAGAACCTCGCGCTGGTGAACCTCCTCGAGTTCGACCTCGTGAACCTCGACCCGGGCGACGACCTCTCCGAGTACGGCGGGTTCGCGCTCGTCGACCACTCCCGTCCGGGCGTGAACGACCAGCTCCCCGAGGACACGCCCGTCGACATCGTCATCGACCACCACCCGCCGCGCGAACCGGTCGAGGCGCGCTTCGTCGACCTCCGCAGCGACGTCGGCGCGACGAGCACGCTCCTCGTCGACTACCTGCGTCGCCTCGGGATGCGACCGTCCGAGGCTGTCGCCACCGGCCTGCTCTACGGTATTCGCGTCGACACGAAGGACTTCAGCCGGGAGGTGGTCGCCGACGACTTCGAGGCGGCGGCCTACCTGTTGCCCTACGCCGACGAGGCGACCCTCGAACGCGTCGAGTCCCCGAGCGTGAGCGTCGACATCCTCGACACCATCGGACGTGCCATCCGCGAGCGCGAGGTGGAGGGAACGGTTCTCACGTCCTGCGTCGGTCGCCTCCGGTCGCGCGACGCGCTCGCGCAGGCGGCCGACCGCCTCCTCGACATGGAGGGTGTCTCGACGACGCTCGTCTACGGGACCAGCGAGGGGACCATCTACGCCTCCGCCCGGACGCGCGGGGCCGACCTCGACGTCGGCGAGACGCTCCGCGAGGCGTTCGGCCAGATCGGCGAGGCGGGCGGCCACGCGGACATGGCGGGCGCCCAGATACCCCTCGGCCTGCTCGGGAGCGTCGAGGAGGAGGCCGGCGACGAACTCCAGGCGATAATCAAGGACGTGGTCAACGACCGGTTCTTCGAGACGCTCCGCTCGCGGCCCGACTGGTCGCTCACCGAGCGCTTCGACGACGGCGTCGAGGGCGTCGAGGGCGTCGCCGTCGGGCAGGCCGACGACGAGTAG
- a CDS encoding ABC transporter ATP-binding protein yields the protein MSVETARRNRRAASAAVAIEGLTKTYGEVRAVDGVSLTVERGEVVGLLGPNGAGKTTLIKCALGLLVPTAGAIRVGEVDVRSDTARAYREVSAMLEGARNVYWRLTVRENVRFFAGLQGIDPRTRRETHADLIASLGLAEQADTPVVDLSRGMKQKTALACTLARETPVVFLDEPTLGLDVEASLGLRQRIRRLADEEGRTIVLSSHDMDVVQEVCDRVVVLNDGRVVANGSVDDLVGAFRARAYRVTVSADLPLAARERLERAHRVERWSRTASGLRFEVTLDDAAAFYALVDDLRETDVDLVSVTAVEPDLEDAFLQLTDRVDR from the coding sequence ATGAGCGTCGAGACAGCGCGACGAAACCGGCGGGCGGCCTCCGCAGCGGTCGCCATCGAGGGACTGACCAAGACCTACGGCGAGGTTCGGGCGGTCGACGGCGTCTCGCTGACGGTCGAGCGCGGCGAGGTGGTCGGCCTGCTCGGCCCGAACGGGGCGGGCAAGACCACGCTCATCAAGTGTGCGCTCGGCCTCCTCGTCCCGACGGCCGGGGCGATTCGCGTCGGCGAGGTGGACGTCAGGAGCGACACCGCGCGCGCCTACCGCGAGGTGAGCGCGATGCTGGAGGGCGCGCGCAACGTCTACTGGCGGCTCACCGTCCGCGAGAACGTCCGGTTCTTCGCCGGCCTCCAGGGCATCGACCCCCGGACCCGCCGGGAGACCCACGCCGACCTCATCGCGTCGCTCGGGCTCGCCGAGCAGGCGGACACGCCCGTCGTCGACCTCTCCCGGGGGATGAAACAGAAGACGGCGCTCGCGTGCACGCTGGCGCGCGAGACGCCGGTGGTGTTCCTCGACGAACCGACCCTCGGCCTCGACGTGGAGGCCTCGCTCGGCCTGCGCCAGCGCATCCGACGACTGGCCGACGAGGAGGGCCGGACCATCGTCCTCAGCAGCCACGACATGGACGTCGTCCAGGAGGTCTGTGACCGCGTGGTCGTCCTGAACGACGGCCGCGTCGTCGCCAACGGGAGCGTCGACGACCTGGTGGGCGCGTTCCGCGCGCGTGCCTACCGCGTCACCGTCTCGGCGGACCTCCCGCTCGCGGCCCGCGAGCGTCTCGAGCGCGCCCACCGCGTCGAGCGCTGGAGTCGGACCGCGAGCGGCCTCCGCTTCGAGGTGACGCTCGACGACGCGGCGGCGTTCTACGCCCTCGTCGACGACCTGCGCGAGACGGACGTCGACCTCGTCTCCGTGACGGCCGTCGAACCCGACCTCGAGGACGCCTTCCTACAGTTGACCGACAGGGTGGACCGGTGA